In Pseudomonas sp. ADAK2, the genomic window CTGGTGGAAAACCTCCAGCGGCTGGAACCTGAGTTGCTGCTGTATTGCATGCCCGATTCGGTGATCTGGCGGGTCGCCACAGAACTCGGCCAACCGGTGATCCGCGAGTTCTACGCCGACCGCGAATACGACCTCAGCGGCTCCATCGTCTTTACCCGCAACGTGCGCGCTTACGACCCGGCCCAAGTGGCCGCGCGAGTGTTGCGCGCTTGCCAGGAAGGCGTGGTGCGCACGGTCGAGGGTGAAGACCTGGCGATTGAATTCGATTCCATCTGTTTACACAGCGATACCCCGGGTGCCCTGGCGTTGGTCGAAGCCACCCGCCGTGCCCTCGACAGCGCCGGGATCGAGGTTCGCACGCCGCGCTAAATCAGGACGAAACACCTGGCACACAGACGCCAGGGTTTGCACACCGATTCATTTTTGCCTGCCTTTCTACAACTATTCCAAGAGGAACAGACATGGCCGAACACACTGTAATCACCCCGTTGCCCGGGACCTTCTACCGCAAAGCCACTCCCGAATCGGCGAACTTCGTCGAGGTGGGCGCGCAGGTCAGTGCCGACACGGTGATTGGCCTGATCGAGGTCATGAAGCAGTTTTCCGAACTGACCGCCGGGACGGCCGGTCGCCTCAGCGCATTCCTGGTAGAAGACGGCGATCCGGTGGAACCGGGTCAGGTCGTCGCAACACTCGACGACGAGTGAGGGCGCGATCATGACGCAAGCCATTCATAAATTAATGATCGCCAACCGTGGCGAAATCGCCGTGCGGATTATCCGCGCCGCCAAAGCGTTAGGAATTCCCACCGTTGCGGCGTGCAGCGAGGCAGACGTCGATTCCCAGGCCGCGCGCATGGCTGATGAAATCCACGTTCTCGGTCCGGCCCGCGCCGATAAAAGTTACCTGAACGTCGAAGCGTTGCTTGGTGCCCTGAAAGCCACCGGCGCCAATGCCGTACACCCCGGATATGGCTTTCTTTCGGAGAACGCCGATTTCGCCGAAGCGGTCCTCGCTGCCGGGGCGATTTTCGTCGGCCCGAGCCCGGAGACGATCCGGCGCATGGGCGATAAAGCCGAGGCCCGCCGCACCGCGCAAGAGGCCGGTGTGCCCGTGGTGCCGGGCTCCCCCGGTGAGTTGTTCGATGTCGAATCGGCGCTCACAGCAGCTGAGTCCGTTGGCTTTCCACTGTTGATCAAAGCCTCGGCCGGTGGCGGCGGACGCGGCATTCGGCTGGCGGAAAACGCCCAACAACTGGCAGAAGAATTTCCCCGTTCCCAGCGCGAAGCCCAGGCGGCGTTCGGCAATGGTGCGGTGTATCTGGAGCGGTTTATCAGCAAGGCCCGGCACATCGAAGTGCAGGTCTTGGGCGACGGTCAGCACGCCGTGCACCTGTTCGAACGCGAATGTTCGCTGCAACGTCGACGCCAGAAGATCTTTGAAGAGGCGCCGTCGCCGGTACTTAGCCAGCTACAACGCGAGACGCTCTGCGCCAGCGCCGTGCGCCTGACCGAATCCCTCGGCTACAAGGGCGCCGGGACGCTGGAGTATCTGTATGACGACGCCACCGGCGAGTTCTTTTTTATCGAGATGAACACGCGGATTCAGGTGGAACACCCGGTCAGCGAATTGATCACCGGCATCGATCTGGTCCAGGCCATGTTGCGGATTGCCGGTGGTGAACCGCTGGGCCTCAAGCAAAGTGACATCCGACTCAACGGCGCCGCCCTGCAAATGCGCCTGAACGCTGAAGACCCGGCGCGGGATTTCTTCCCCAGCCCGGGGCTGGTCGAGGAACTGATCTGGCCGCAAGGCGAGGGCATTCGCGTCGATACGCACCTGTATCAAGGCTACCGCGTGCCGCCTTACTATGACTCGCTGTTGGCCAAACTGATCGTGCACGGTGCCGATCGCGCCGAAGCCCTGGCCCGTGCGCGGGTGGCGGTCAGGCGGACCACGCTCACCGGCATGGCCAGCACTTTGGCGTTGCACGGCGAACTGCTGGAACAACCGTGGCTGCACAGCGCCGACTTCCACACCGGCACCCTGGAAACCTGGCTGGCCGAGCGCCGCAGCGGAGGTGAAGCATGAGCACTCCCATCCGCTACAGCTTTGGCGCCGATGAGCATTTGTTTGCCGAAGTCAGCGACAGCATGTCCCTTGAAGCGTTCTTCAAAGGCCTGGCCGTCACCCGCGCGGTGGAACGGCTGGCGCTGGATGGCGTACTCGATATCTGCCTGGCCAATGCGTCGTTCCAGATTCGTTTCGACCCGGATCGCATCGCCCCTCACACCTTGCTCGAAGCGGTCAAAATCGCCGAGGCCGGGGCCGTTGCCGAGCGTACGTTGCAGACGCGGATCATCGAAATTCCGGTGCTCTACAACGACCCCTGGACCCACGAAACCCTGATGCGTTTTCGCGACCGGCATCAGGACCCGAGCGCGACGGACCTGGAATACGCTGCGCGGATTAATGGCCTTAAGGACGTCGAGGCGTTCATCGCCGCTCACAGTGGTGCGCCGTGGTTTGTCTCGATGGTCGGCTTCGTCGCCGGGCTGCCATTCATGTTCCAGATGGTCGAGCGCGAGCGGCAGTTGCAGGTGCCCAAGTACCTGCGCCCGCGCACCGACACACCGAAACTGACCCTGGGTCACGGTGGTTGTTTCGGCTGCATCTACTCGGTGCGCGGTGCCGGTGGTTACCAGATGTTCGGCGTCACGCCGGCGCCGATCTACGACCCGCAACAAAACCTGGCGTACCTGAAAGAGCACATGGTGTTTTTCCGTCCGGGCGACATCGTGCAGTTCAAACCGATGGACCGTGAGGCCTACGACCACGCGGTGGCCGAAGTCGAAGCAGGGCGCTTCGATCTGCGGATTCGCCCGGTGGAATTTTCGCTGGATGCGTTTCTCGCCGATCCCGTCGGTTATCCCAAGTCGCTGCAGGAGGTGTTGGCATGATCAAGGTCCTCAAACCCGGCCTCGCCACCTCGGTACAAGACTTGGGCCGCGAAGGGTATTACCACTTGGGCATTCCGCCCTCCGGCGCGCTGGATCAGTACGCCTTGAGCGCGGCCAATCAACTGGTCGGCAATTCGGCGGGTGCGGCGGCGTTGGAGTGCACGTTGCTGGGGCCGGAGCTGGAGTTTCAGCAAGACGCGTTGGTGGCGGTATCCGGTGCGCACATGACGCCACGGGTCGATGGCGTGGAAATGCACCACGACACGGCATTCGCGGTGAAGGCCGGGCAAGTGCTGCGCTTTGACTTTCCCAAGGCTGGCGCCCGTGCCTATCTGGCCGTGGCCGGCGGCATCGATGTGCCGGTGGTGCTCGGCAGTCGTTCCACCTATGCCCTCGGCGCACTCGGCGGTTTCCAGGGACGACGCTTGATCGCGGGCGACGAATTGCCGGTGGGCGTCGCCAGCGGCAAGAGCCGCATCGGCGCCAGTTTGCCGATGGCGTTGCGGCAATCCTTGGGTGGCGAAATCACTCTGCGGGTGGTGCCGGGTCTGTATTACCACCGCTTGACCGAGTCCGCCGCGCGCAGTTTCTTCGCCGAACCCTGGACGGTCGGCTCGGAAGCGGACCGCATCGGCTATCGCTTCAAGGGCGGCAGCGCGCTGAGCTTTCAGCCCCGCGAGCAACCGTTCGGCGCCGGTTCCGATCCGTCGAACATCGTCGACAGTTGCTACCCGATCGGCTCGATCCAGGTCCCGGCCGGGCTCGAACCGATCGTGCTGCACCGCGACGCCGTGTCCGGCGGTGGCTACGCGATGATCGGCACGGTGATCAGCGCCGACCTCGATTTGATCGGCCAGATGCAACCCAACCAGAAGGCCCGCTTTGTCGCGGTAACCCTCGAAGAGGCGCTGGAAGCGCGACGTTCCTATAAGAAAAAACTCAGCTGCCTGAGCAAGCTGTTCCCTTCCTGATACTGCCCGCCGCACAGCGCGGGCCATGCCAAACGGTAAGCCAACGCCGCACTTCGGTGCGGTGGCGGCTGCCCGCGCTTCAACCTTTGACTGGTTCTGGAGTTCACGCATATGGCTGCTTTATCGCAATCGAGTCAAACCGGGCAAGACCCGGCCAATCAACCCGTTCCAACCGAAGCGCGCATGGGCCGACTGTCCTTGACCATGGCCTGGTGGGCGGTGTGCAGCGCGATGTTCTACATCGTAGTCGGCGCATCACTGGCGTTGTCCTATGGCGCGCGCAATGCGCTGATCGGCATGCTCCTGTCGGTGATCAGCTACGGCTTGGTCAACAGCGTGCTCAGTCGCTTCGCCATTCGCAGCGGTTTGTCGGTGGCGTTGTTTTCACGGCTGCTATTCGGCAGTACCGGAGCGTGCCTGGCAACGCTGATCTTCTTTTCAACGGCGATCTATTACGCGGTATTCGAAGGTTCGGTGATCGCCGTCGCGCTCAATCACCTGTACCCGGAACTGGTCTATCCGCTGGCTGCGTTGGCGGTGGTGCTCTACAGCGTGCCGATGATCCTGGGCAGCGTGCAGCACTGGCTGGACAAGCTCAACGGCGTGCTGCTGCCGGTATACCTGGGCGGCCTGCTGGTGGCGGTGGGGCTGTCGATCAGTCGTTATGGCTACCAGCCGCAATGGCTGGATTTCGGCCCGGCCACCCCCAGCGCCTTCGGCTGGTGGGACTGCTTCGTCGCCTACATGGGCGTCTGGGTGCTGATGCTGTTCACCTTCGACTACGCACGTTTCGGCAAACCTGAAGACGCCGAGTACCACGGTCGCTGGAACTTCGGCATGCCGTTCTACGCCGTGACCTTCCTGCTCAACGGCGCGGGGGGAATTTACCTGGTCAGCAGCATCCCCCACGACGGCGCGCTGAACGAAGTCTCGGTGGTGATGGCGATTTTGCAGTTGATGGGCCTGTGGGGATTGTTGTTCGTCTGGGCCACGCAAACCCGGATCAACACGGCCAATTACTACCTGGCGACAATGAACATGCAGGCGTTTTTTGCACGGTTTGGCATTCGTGGTTCTTACCTGATGTGGGCGTTGGTGGTCGGGGTGATTGTGTACGGCCTGATGCTTGCCGATGTGTTTGCGTACATCCTCAAGGCGTTGGCTTATCAGGGGATTTTTGTCGTGGCCTGGGTGGGCGTGGCGCTGGCGCAGATTCTCTATGGACGCAGCGACATCGCGGCGTTGGAACGGGTGGCCGCGTTCAACCCGGTGGGTTTGACGGCCTGGTTTGGGGCCACGGCATTGGGGCTTGTATTGATGTTTTCGGGTGAAGGGATGGGTAGTTTTTCTGCGCCATCTACGGTGATCGCGGCGTTTGCGTTGCAGGTGGGGTTGTCTCATCGGAGCCGGTTGCGGTTGCCGCTGGCGGAGTAGGGCGGCAGGCATTGCTTTTGGTCGTTTTCAGCCGGTCGTGATGGGCGGGAAGCGGCCAGAGGCCGCCATTGCGCGCCGAGATTCAGGCACAAAGTCGGACGTCGGCTTGGGCCGCGCGGATCAATTTAAATACCCTATCGCTCCCAGAGCCTCAATCAAACGCAACATTGCGGGTTTTTCGGCTGGTTTTTCGCCGACGCAGCACACTTCCGGGTCGCTGAGAGAGCACCAAACCGACACCGTGTCGCCCACCTTCAGCCCGTATGAGGCGTTACGGAGCGTTGCGGTTGACCAAGCGTCAATGGTTTCGTTGAGAGACTTGTGAAACCGCTTCCCATTGGCGCTATAGCTGAAGCTCATGAACGGTGCTCCGATCCACGATCCCTCACTTCCAACAAAGGTTACGTAGCCTCGTACAACTTGCCCCACAGGTACGTCGCCTGCGCTCATAAGTTATCTCCTGAGAATGTGCCCGAAATGCAGGGACGGCGCGGTCAACCATGTTCCGCTGCCAACATTGACCTGAACTGAGAAATGATCTCTGAAGATAGCCCGGCACTTTCGAACACTGCGCAGGTGAAGCTAACGGGCGCGGCGCCTGGAGCCGTGATGATGCGGTCCGCAACCACAGCTGCTGGGCTGTTTCGATAAAGCGAGCGCCCTTCATAACCTACGGCCTTCTGTTGTAAGAAGTCAGCGCTGTTCGAGGTATGAGCAACCGTGTCGAGAATCCCGGCCCTCGCCAGTGCCAGCGTTCCCCCACAGATTCCGGCAATTGTCGCTCCACTTGAACGACTGGCATGAAGAAAGTCTCGAATATCCGGTGCTTCTGCAGATTCCCAGACCATTCCTCCAATGACGACAACAACGTCCGGTTTCCAGTCCAGACATTGATGCAAACTGCTATCGACCGTTACAGCTAATCCACCCTGCGAGCGGAACTGCCCCGTGGCAGGAGCGAAAAACCTGACGTCGATCCCGTAAAACGGGGACGCAGTTCCGGCAATGAAAGCATATTCCCAGTCCGCAAAACCGGGTGTCAGTATCAATCCCACGCGTGCCATCAGCCAAAATCCTCCATGAATGCCAAAAACAAACATACATCAAGGGCTGCTTTGGGTTGCAGTCCTTCGCGACAGGCCATTAAAAAAAGAAATAAATCTGTCCCTTTTACCAGGGCAAGTAGAACCAGGCATTGGGCATGTGCTCGATCTGCTGTAGAACTTCGCGGATGCTGTAAGTCTTCATAGTGTCCTCATGAAGGGCTGCTAATGATGTCGTCCAGCGCCGGTGATGGGCGGGATTAGCCCACAACTTCTTTGATCAAGGCATCCATGGATGCAAAGGCCAGCCCGTCGGTGATGGATGGGCACCCCGAGTCCAGCAGATAAAAACGTTCTATCGCAGAACTGTCCACCAGTATCAGCCGGCCGCCTGAGTCATCACCGATCAACAGATACCCGGGAAAGTACTCGGCTATTTCGCATGTCTGTTGACGCTCGGCTATTTCATCCGTCGAATAAATTTTCACAAGGTCTTCGATCATTGCGCCGTCGCAGGACCACCAGAATCTGGTAATCCATGAACCCGGTTTGATGGATAGCTGTTGCACTGCCCGGGTGATTTTTTCGACCCCGGCAGGCGGATTTTTTTCTGTGTAATGCACGTTCATTCGGATGCACCAGATGAAGAATTTCTACAACTACCGGGGCAGGGCATCACGCCGTGCCAACGAAAAAAATACCCGGCGCTTTGGCCTTACTGTCTTTTTTACGAAGGTAAAGATACGCAACGGCATCGGTCAGATAAAACAGATCAGCAAAGGGTGCCAGGAAATCGTTTGAGTAAAACTGACAGAAAAACTCGTAGTCGACGGCAAGTTGCGGAGGGAGTTCAGCCCACTTCGGTGGCACTATGGCGACCAGAGAACAAAGCGGGATATCGTGCTCAGACAGTACTTTTTCTCTGAGCGTGACCGCGACTTGGGGAATATCTGGAACAGGACTGTGATGCAGCTCATGGTCGAAACCTGAGACCACTGCGGTATAGCCACTTACCTGCGAGCCTGATTTCGACATGGCGCCGTCGTAGGTGATGTTGTCCAGGAAGTACAACGAAGCGCTGTAGGTGGAGAACACGTACAACATGCCGTCCGAGGGCAGGCACTGAGCAGCGGTGCAGTCGAATGCCTGACGGCAGTCGATGGTGGCGA contains:
- a CDS encoding DJ-1/PfpI family protein, with protein sequence MARVGLILTPGFADWEYAFIAGTASPFYGIDVRFFAPATGQFRSQGGLAVTVDSSLHQCLDWKPDVVVVIGGMVWESAEAPDIRDFLHASRSSGATIAGICGGTLALARAGILDTVAHTSNSADFLQQKAVGYEGRSLYRNSPAAVVADRIITAPGAAPVSFTCAVFESAGLSSEIISQFRSMLAAEHG
- a CDS encoding 5-oxoprolinase subunit B family protein, whose amino-acid sequence is MSTPIRYSFGADEHLFAEVSDSMSLEAFFKGLAVTRAVERLALDGVLDICLANASFQIRFDPDRIAPHTLLEAVKIAEAGAVAERTLQTRIIEIPVLYNDPWTHETLMRFRDRHQDPSATDLEYAARINGLKDVEAFIAAHSGAPWFVSMVGFVAGLPFMFQMVERERQLQVPKYLRPRTDTPKLTLGHGGCFGCIYSVRGAGGYQMFGVTPAPIYDPQQNLAYLKEHMVFFRPGDIVQFKPMDREAYDHAVAEVEAGRFDLRIRPVEFSLDAFLADPVGYPKSLQEVLA
- a CDS encoding DUF1963 domain-containing protein, with the translated sequence MQFSQEHTTATSGITLGGQVARTEQWPINPDGDPLTLVATIDCRQAFDCTAAQCLPSDGMLYVFSTYSASLYFLDNITYDGAMSKSGSQVSGYTAVVSGFDHELHHSPVPDIPQVAVTLREKVLSEHDIPLCSLVAIVPPKWAELPPQLAVDYEFFCQFYSNDFLAPFADLFYLTDAVAYLYLRKKDSKAKAPGIFFVGTA
- a CDS encoding acetyl-CoA carboxylase, with amino-acid sequence MAEHTVITPLPGTFYRKATPESANFVEVGAQVSADTVIGLIEVMKQFSELTAGTAGRLSAFLVEDGDPVEPGQVVATLDDE
- a CDS encoding acetyl-CoA carboxylase biotin carboxylase subunit gives rise to the protein MTQAIHKLMIANRGEIAVRIIRAAKALGIPTVAACSEADVDSQAARMADEIHVLGPARADKSYLNVEALLGALKATGANAVHPGYGFLSENADFAEAVLAAGAIFVGPSPETIRRMGDKAEARRTAQEAGVPVVPGSPGELFDVESALTAAESVGFPLLIKASAGGGGRGIRLAENAQQLAEEFPRSQREAQAAFGNGAVYLERFISKARHIEVQVLGDGQHAVHLFERECSLQRRRQKIFEEAPSPVLSQLQRETLCASAVRLTESLGYKGAGTLEYLYDDATGEFFFIEMNTRIQVEHPVSELITGIDLVQAMLRIAGGEPLGLKQSDIRLNGAALQMRLNAEDPARDFFPSPGLVEELIWPQGEGIRVDTHLYQGYRVPPYYDSLLAKLIVHGADRAEALARARVAVRRTTLTGMASTLALHGELLEQPWLHSADFHTGTLETWLAERRSGGEA
- a CDS encoding purine-cytosine permease family protein; the encoded protein is MAALSQSSQTGQDPANQPVPTEARMGRLSLTMAWWAVCSAMFYIVVGASLALSYGARNALIGMLLSVISYGLVNSVLSRFAIRSGLSVALFSRLLFGSTGACLATLIFFSTAIYYAVFEGSVIAVALNHLYPELVYPLAALAVVLYSVPMILGSVQHWLDKLNGVLLPVYLGGLLVAVGLSISRYGYQPQWLDFGPATPSAFGWWDCFVAYMGVWVLMLFTFDYARFGKPEDAEYHGRWNFGMPFYAVTFLLNGAGGIYLVSSIPHDGALNEVSVVMAILQLMGLWGLLFVWATQTRINTANYYLATMNMQAFFARFGIRGSYLMWALVVGVIVYGLMLADVFAYILKALAYQGIFVVAWVGVALAQILYGRSDIAALERVAAFNPVGLTAWFGATALGLVLMFSGEGMGSFSAPSTVIAAFALQVGLSHRSRLRLPLAE
- a CDS encoding biotin-dependent carboxyltransferase family protein, coding for MIKVLKPGLATSVQDLGREGYYHLGIPPSGALDQYALSAANQLVGNSAGAAALECTLLGPELEFQQDALVAVSGAHMTPRVDGVEMHHDTAFAVKAGQVLRFDFPKAGARAYLAVAGGIDVPVVLGSRSTYALGALGGFQGRRLIAGDELPVGVASGKSRIGASLPMALRQSLGGEITLRVVPGLYYHRLTESAARSFFAEPWTVGSEADRIGYRFKGGSALSFQPREQPFGAGSDPSNIVDSCYPIGSIQVPAGLEPIVLHRDAVSGGGYAMIGTVISADLDLIGQMQPNQKARFVAVTLEEALEARRSYKKKLSCLSKLFPS